A stretch of Paludisphaera borealis DNA encodes these proteins:
- a CDS encoding acyl-ACP desaturase — MSIVASLQDQVEENLALLAPVESAWQPTDFLPDFSAEDWYDQLKAFREGALCVPDDLLVVLVGNMITEEALPNYSISLEQIAKDPTGITDTPWARWLRGWTAEENRHGDLLNAYLRLTGRVDIRSVETTIHHLIRNGFTTGNEGNPYAGLIYASFQERATRLSHGNLARLVDRSGEETLAKICRKIAADETRHEVFYTKIVGEIFKGDPENAMLAYRHMLRRLISMPGARMEDGRDPDLFDHYSNVTQRTGVYTTTEYAGIISHLNKAWNIGSLSLTGKAAKAQDYICNQPQRYENLAPELEARSKSEPAASFSWIRDRKA; from the coding sequence ATGAGTATTGTCGCAAGCCTTCAGGATCAGGTTGAGGAGAATCTGGCTCTGCTCGCGCCGGTCGAATCCGCCTGGCAGCCGACCGACTTCCTCCCCGACTTCTCCGCCGAGGACTGGTACGACCAGTTGAAGGCGTTCCGCGAAGGGGCGCTCTGCGTGCCCGACGACCTTTTGGTCGTGCTCGTCGGCAACATGATCACCGAGGAAGCGCTGCCGAACTACTCGATCTCGCTCGAGCAGATCGCCAAAGACCCGACGGGGATCACCGACACCCCCTGGGCCCGCTGGCTCCGCGGCTGGACGGCCGAGGAGAACCGTCACGGCGACCTGCTCAACGCCTATCTCCGACTGACCGGGCGCGTCGACATCCGCAGCGTCGAGACGACGATCCACCACCTGATCCGCAACGGCTTCACGACCGGCAACGAAGGCAACCCTTACGCGGGGCTGATCTACGCCTCGTTCCAGGAGCGGGCCACCCGCCTGAGCCACGGCAACCTCGCCCGGCTGGTGGATCGCTCCGGCGAGGAGACGTTGGCCAAGATCTGCCGCAAGATCGCCGCCGACGAGACCCGCCACGAAGTCTTCTACACCAAGATCGTAGGCGAGATCTTCAAGGGCGACCCCGAGAACGCGATGCTGGCCTACCGCCACATGCTCCGCCGCCTGATCTCGATGCCCGGTGCCCGCATGGAAGACGGTCGCGACCCCGACCTGTTCGACCACTACTCGAACGTCACCCAGCGCACCGGCGTCTACACCACCACCGAGTACGCGGGCATCATCAGCCACTTGAACAAGGCCTGGAACATCGGCTCGCTTTCCCTCACCGGCAAAGCCGCCAAGGCCCAAGACTACATCTGCAACCAGCCCCAGCGCTACGAGAATCTCGCCCCCGAACTCGAAGCTCGGTCCAAGTCCGAGCCCGCCGCCAGCTTCTCCTGGATTCGCGACCGCAAGGCGTGA